The DNA window CCATCAGGTacggggggggtgctgaggggcCCAAGGGTGCCCCTGGGGGGTAGGGGGGCTGCCCGGGCCCCCCCAGGGGGTTGGGGGGGAcccctggggaggggtggggggggtacAAGGGGGTGgcttggggggggtggggggggtacacggggtttggggggggctggggggggtacacggggttgggggggggcggctgccctggggggggggagaaaagagaaaattgagGTGGGGGAGGGGCCCATGACCCCCCTCATcgccctggggggggggtcaaGGCAGCCCCTCCCCCACTTTgggggtgccccccacccccacccccttaCCTGCGCTGGGGTCCCACATGGCAGGTGACACCTCCAGcacctgggggggggacacagggggggcacaggggtgagggaggggccccccaaaaccccaggAGGGggctctgggacccccccacccactggggaccccccccaactCCGTGGGGACCCCAAACCGCCCCCCCCCGCTGCCTCCgaggggaaactgagtcacGGTGGCTGGAGCcaggggggggtggggggggcagggtAATACtgaggggtgcgggggggggtttgggggtgcgggggggcaACTGGGGGGTGCAcagggggtgcggggggggactgggggggcaagggggggtttgggggttcggggggggaactggggggtgcgggggggactggggggtgcacagggggtgcgggggggaggCCCGTGGCGGGGGTTGGGGTtgcgggggggggctggggggggtaaaggggtgcgggggggggaactgggggggcacgagggggtttgggggtgcggggggggggccctgggggtgcaggggggtgcggggggggggactGTGGGGGCGTAAGTGGGTGCACGGGGGGGGGGTTtagggtgcggggggggggtgcAGGGCCCCCCCGGGGGCTCCGCTCCCACCTTCCGCCTCCGCtgcggccgcggccccgcccgggggggggagggggcggggcggggggcggggcctcccgagggggcggggcctgtgTCCCTcggtgggggggggcgggcagtGAATGGGGGCAGCGGGGTCCtagtgcccccccccccccccccccccccccccgccccgtgcctcagtttccctcccgCACCCACCTCTGGCtcagcggcggggggggcggctCGGCCCTGCGGGGGTCCGGCGGTGCCCGGGGAGGGtccggtgggggggggggggggtccggcggtgggggggggccCCGCTGCCAGGCACTGGAGGTCCCAGCAATCCTCCAGCAGCTCCGGCAGGGCCCCCCCGGCCtgcggggacccccccgggccTCAGCGGGGACCCCCTGGGTGGGGGAACCCCCTGGCATGACACCCCCAAATAgggacacacaccccccccaagGCAGGGGCATCCTGGGAAGGGGCACCCCTGggcacccccacacccccctggGCACCCAGGCAGTGACCCCCCAGGCACGggcaccccagggcaccctgggcacccccaAACACCCCACGGTacctgggcagggacacccccccagggcaccctgGACATCCCTGGGCACCCTCAAacaccccagggcacccacaCAGAgaccccaccctccctgggcatgGACCCCCCTGGGTCACCCCTGCCCATGGGCACCCTCAGTACCCTGGGGCACCCCTGGGCACCCAGACAGGACCCCCCCCGCCGTGCATGggcaccccagggcacccccaAACACCGCTGGGCACCCACACATGGACCCCCCTCCCCTGGGCATGGACCCCCCTGGGTCACCCCTGTCCTTGGGCACTCTCAGTACCCTGGGGCACCCCTGGGCACCCCCAAACACCCCATGGTACCTGGGCATGGACCCCCCTGGGTCCCCCTGCCCATGGGCACCCTCAGTACCCCGGGGCACCCCTGGGCACCCCCAAACACTCCATGGTAcctgggcagggacccccccagggcATGGGCACCCTGGggcaccctgggcacccctgggtacccccaaaccccccaggCCACCCAGGCATGGAGCCCCCCCCGGGTCACCCCTGCCCATGGGCACCCTCTGCACCCCGGGGCACCCTTGGGCACCCAGGCAGGACCCCCCCCGCTGGGTGCTGACCTGGGGGGCTCGGTGCCAGGCCGGGGGGATGAGCGGGCGCCGTCGCTCCTCCACGGCCAAGCGCCAGAGCTCAGTGCCCGTGGGGCTGGCACCCAGCTCGGCCTCGTACGCCAGCCGAAAGGGCGGCACGGGCGCTCCTGCGGGGCGAGGGGGTCAGCGAggatgggtgggggggggggccccaaggggggcacccatgggtgctcacCGGGGCTGAGGGCCTGGCAGCGCGTGAGGATCTCCCAGAGGAGCAGGGCCGGGGCGTAGACGTCGGCCTGGCGCAGCGCCCGGCCCCACGCCCGCAGGATCTCGGGGGCCTGGTACCGCTGGGTGCCCACCTGCGAAGGGGGCAcggggggcaccgggacccccggggGTGGTCCCCAGCTGTCCCCACCCGCACCGGCCGTGGCGTGggacatccctgtccccatcccatccctgtccccatcctgtccccatccctgtccccacaccTTGCGGATGCTCACGGCGTGCCGGGCGCCGGTGCCACCCTGGGTGCCCGGTGGCAGTGCCAGCGCCAGCCCGAAGTCCCCGGTGACGCAGGTCCCGTCCCCGCGCACCAGCACGTTCTGGCTGCTCAGGTCCCGGTGCACAACGCTGGGCTTGTACaggcctggggggggggacacggaggggtGACACGGGGGGGTGACACCCCCGCAGGGACCTGGCGGGCTCGGGGCAGGGGTGGCCGCGCTCACCATCACGCCAGAGCTCCCGGTGCAGGAGGGCCAGGCCGCGGGCGAGGGCCAGGGCCAGGCGCACGCTGCTGGCCCACGGCCCCACGTGCTGCCCCAGGAGGTGTCGCagggagccctggggacacggggacacgtGTGAGACATGGGGACATGCGTatggacatggggacacagctggggacatggggacatgcgTGGGAACATGGGGACATGCATGGGGACACGCCTGGGAACAcgcctggggacatggggacatgcaTGGGGACACttgtggggacatggggacacagttggggacacccctggggacatgcctggggacatggggacacgcttggggacatggggacacactTGGGGACAcacctggggacatggggacatgcctggggacatggggacatgtgtggggacacagggacacatgTGGAGACATGGGGACACGCCTGGGGACAcgcctggggacatggggacacactTGGGGACACACCTGGGGACAcacctggggacacagggacacatgtggggacatggggacatgcgtggggacatggggacacacttggggacatggggacatatGTGGGGTCATGGGGGCATGCCTGGGGACATGTGTAGGGACACGCCTGGGGACAcgcttggggacatggggacatgccTGGGGACATGAGGACACACCTGGCGACACACCTGAGGACACacctggggacacggggacacatGTTGGGACACGAGGACATGTGTGGGGACAcgcctggggacatggggacatgcgtggggacatggggacacgcTTGGGGACACATGTGGGGACACAAGAACATGCCTGGGGACATGTGTGGGGACACGGGGCCGCACTTGGGGACACACGTGGGGACACACTcggtgacaccccccccccccgctcacCGCCGGGCGCAgccgccccccccgcgccccgtcCCGCAGCTCCGGGCGCAGCCCCGCGCAGCGCCCCCCCGCGGCCGGGAACCGCCCCGCCGGCAGCACCTGCCGGGGACACCCATGGGTGCCATGGGGACACCCGGGGGGGGCCCACCCTGCGCTGGGTGGCCCCAGCCACAGGGACACCCGGCCccgggcacccatgggtggccccagccccagccccagggtcCCCCACACCCAGGGACCCTCAGGCACCCATGGGTGGCCCCAGCCCCAGTTCACCCAGTCCCATGAGCACCCCAAACAGCCCACGGGCATCCCCAGTCACCCCAAATCTGGTACACCCAGCCccgggcacccatgggtggccccagccccaggaacCCCACACCCAGGGACCCTCAGGCACCCCAAACCCCGTAaccccagccccgggcacccatgggtggtcCCAGCCACAGACATCCCCACACCCAGGGATCCTCAGGCACCCATGGGCATCCCCAGCCCCAGTCACCCCCAAATCCTGTACACCCACTCctgggcacccatgggtggccCCAGCCCCATGGGCACCCATGTGCACCCCAAACAGCCCACGGGCATCCCCAGCCACCCCAAAACTGGTACACCCAGCCccgggcacccatgggtggctCCAGCCCCAGGCACCCCAAACCCAGtaaccccagccccaggcacccATGGGCACCCTCACCCCAGGGCTTCCTTGTGCCCCCCCCACTACTtgtgccccccccccatggGTGCTCCCCAGTCACCTCCCCATAGGGATGCCTCCCCATGGGTCCCCACcaccccatgggtgccccccggGGTGCCCCCCTCACGTGCAGCGCAGGCAGGTCCGGCCTGGGGGGCTCCGGGGGCACCCCGACCCCGCGGGGGGGCTGCCCTGGGTGGGCCCTCGCCCGttgcagccctggcacagggacacgtgggacatggggaccccggggacaccccccacctggggacccccccactgGGGACCCCTCACAACCAGGacctggggacaccagggaccTCTAGGATCCCCCAGACCCCCCACccgggggacacgggggacactggggacacccCATGCGGGCACCCCCCCCCACCAGGGGCTCCCCAGGACACGGGGACAGGGTGACATGGCACTTGGGGACCCCCCACTCCCCAGAGACccacaccctggggacacccagggaCGTGGCATTTGGGGACACCCACACCCAGGGACACCCACACCCTGGGGACCCTGGGGACGTGGCATTTGGGGACACCCACACCCAGGGACACCCACACCCTGGGGACCCTGGGGACGTGGCATTTGGGGACACCCAGGGACACCCACACCCAGGGACACCCAGGGGACACGGGGCAGGGGGTGGCCTGTGCCCGGGGGTCCCCGTGTCCCCGTCCCTACCGAGGGCGGCCaggcaggtgaggaggaggacgaggagggGGCTGGCACCCCACAGCCACAGggtccccggggaccccccacGGCCGGGCACTGGGGACAGAGCCTGCGGTGAACGAGGCCACCCCGCACCTGGCGGGGACCCCCCATGGGTTCCCCAGCCCCATATAGGTCCCTCATGGGTCACCAGGACCCCCCATGGGTTCCCCAGCCCCATATAGGTCCCTTATGGgtccccccagtcccccatgggtcccccagtcccccccaggtcccttaTGGGTCCCAGGACTCCCCATGGGTCCCCCAGTCCCCCTCAGGTCCCTTATGGgtccccccagtcccccatgggtcccccagtcccccccaggtcccttaTGGGTCCCAGATCCCCCCTGTGGgtcccccagtcccccccagtcccccatgggtcccccagtcccccccagtccccccagtgcccccccagtcccccatgggtcccccagtccctcccaggtCCCCTATgggtccccagggacccccaggtcccttaTGGGTCCCAGATCCCCCCCATGGGTCCCCcaatcccctcccagtcccttaTGGGTCCCCAGTCACCGCCCAGGTCCCCTATGGgtcccaggaccccccccatgGGTCCCTTGAAGACCTCAGGgtccccccagtgcccccccagtccccccccagtcccccatgggtccccagggacacccaggTCCCCTATGGGTCCCAGATCCCCCCCATGGGTCCCtcaatcccccccccccccagtccctTATGGGTCCCAAGTCCGCCCCCCCCGCGGgccacccccccacccatgggtccCTTGAAGATGCCAGGGTCcgcccagtgccccccagtcccccatGGGTCCCCCCAttcccccccaggtcccttatgggtcccccccagtcccccatgggtcccccagtccctcccaggtCCCCTATGGGTCCCAAGCCCCCCCCCCACGGGCCACCAGCCTCCCCCCCCGGGCCACCAGCCTCCCCCCCATGGGTCCCAGTTCCCCCCTATGAGTCCCTTGAAGATCTCAGggtccccccagtccccccccagtcccccatgggtccccagggacccccaggtcccctATGGGTCCCAGGACCCCCCCATGGGTCCCCCAGTCCCCCCCGCGTCCCAGATTCCCCCCACAGGTCCCCGAGCCCCCCCTCGGCCTCCCAGtggagcccccccagcccccccagtgccccccagtacCGGGGCCGTGGCGGGGCGCCCCCAGGGCTGTCCCGGTCCCTGTCCCGGTCCCTGTCGCCGTCCCGGGCCCGTTGCAGAGGTGCCCGTGGCAGAGACACACGAGGACGGAGCCACCGGGGGggcccgcggggctgggggcgcaggtggcagagggacaggcggcccccccgcccccccagcagcctggggacacggggacagggggacacagggacacggggacacggggacacagggacacagggacacggggacacagggacatggggacaaggggacacagagacatggggacacagggacatggggacatggggacacggggacatggggacacagggacaggggGGACACGGTGAcatggggacaaggggacacggggacacagggacacggggacatggAAACAcgggacatggggacatggggacagggggacacggAGACACGGAgacatgggggacatggggaccgTGGGGACACGGTGACACAGGGACATAcggacatggggacagggggacaccccagggggctgccggggggTCCCCTGGCCCGGGGCAGGGTGCCTGGCTGAACACCCCCCTCGGgacccccctgggacccccccatgGGACCCCCCTCCCTgagaccccccaccccaggacccccctgGGCCACCCCCCAGGacctctccccgcccccccccgcgctgccccgtCCCAGCGCCGCTGTAGCCACTTCTCAAGGCCAAGGTCGAGCGCGGCAGCTGGGCAGGGACCCGGGGCTTCCCCgcacccccccgcaccccccaaCTGCGCCTGAAGGGGCAGGATCGGGCCCCTccaccctgccccagccccttctGCCCCCCCCCATACCCTCCCAGGGCAGGATCGGGCCCCTccaccctgccccagccccttctGCCCCCCAATACCCCCCCcagggcaggatcaggcccttcaatcctgccccagcctgcccccccccccccaataccccctccccagggcaggatcaggccccagCAACCCCCCCCAGTGATCCCTTGGGGCAGGATCGGGCCCCTccatcctgccccagccccttcccccccccaatACCCCCCCTcagggcaggatcaggccccagcccccctccccagcgaTACCCcagggcaggatcaggccccttctcccccccagGCCAGGCTCAgccactgccccccccccccccccacgaCCCCCCCCGGGGTGttggggggtgttggggggtgctgcggggtgctgggggggtgctgggggggggtctcacccTGCACCAGCGCGTGGCTCCGGTTCCAGATGCCGATGCAGCACTGGCCGGGGGGGCAGAGCACGGTCCGGGCCTtggccccccccgcgccccccaaccccccccgcACGCTGGGGTGCTTGTAGGAGACGCAGGTGAGGTTCCGGGGGGGGCCTggaactggggggggggggacagtgggtggggggtcccagccccccccctccccagcatcctcaccccagggtggggggtccccagcacccacctggAAATGGGGGGGGACACAGTAGGGTGgctcccagccc is part of the Nyctibius grandis isolate bNycGra1 chromosome 11, bNycGra1.pri, whole genome shotgun sequence genome and encodes:
- the LOC137668885 gene encoding anti-Muellerian hormone type-2 receptor-like, which codes for MGLPVPGPPRNLTCVSYKHPSVRGGLGGAGGAKARTVLCPPGQCCIGIWNRSHALVQGCWGGGGAACPSATCAPSPAGPPGGSVLVCLCHGHLCNGPGTATGTGTGTGTALGAPRHGPVPGRGGSPGTLWLWGASPLLVLLLTCLAALGLQRARAHPGQPPRGVGVPPEPPRPDLPALHVLPAGRFPAAGGRCAGLRPELRDGARGGRLRPAGSLRHLLGQHVGPWASSVRLALALARGLALLHRELWRDGLYKPSVVHRDLSSQNVLVRGDGTCVTGDFGLALALPPGTQGGTGARHAVSIRKVGTQRYQAPEILRAWGRALRQADVYAPALLLWEILTRCQALSPGAPVPPFRLAYEAELGASPTGTELWRLAVEERRRPLIPPAWHRAPQAGGALPELLEDCWDLQCLAAGPPPTAGPPPPPTGPSPGTAGPPQGRAAPPAAEPEVGPAPSGGPAPRPAPSPPRAGPRPQRRRKVLEVSPAMWDPSAGQPPPPNPVYPPQPPPNPVYPPHPPQATPLYPPHPSPGVPPNPLGGPGQPPYPPGAPLGPSAPPPYLMGPGGCPPLQHPHPGVPPLYPPALDKKAAKKLRKRMKKAQKRDKRSSSSSSSSSSSSDSH